Within the Comamonadaceae bacterium OTU4NAUVB1 genome, the region GACGCCCGGACTTCCTTCGGACCCTCGTTGCCCGGCCATCTGATCGATTTGCCGCTCTCGACCGGGTCATCGACCTCCCCGCCACCGATCGATCTGCTCGTGGTGGAAGACGATGACCACAACTGGCTCATCCTGTCGAACTGGCTGCCCGGGCACGTCGCCGCTCGACGCGCGATCAACGGCAGGGAAGCGATCGAGGCGTTGATCGTGAAGAAGCCGGACCTCGTCGTCATGGACATCGAGATGCCGATCATGGGCGGTTTCGAGGCCTTGCACCGGATCCGCGAGATGCAGTCCTCGGCCGGCGAGGCGCCGAGCATCGTCTATGCGTTCACGGGCTACGACGACCAGGAGACGATGCGGCGGGTCCGCGAAGCGGGTTTCGATGGCATCCTGAGCAAGCCCGTCCAACAGGTCGAGTTCGAGGACATGCTGAGGACGGTGAGCGGCGCCGAGGCGTTCGCGACCGCCCGGAACGATTTGTGGATCGAGAAAAGCTTCATGACCGCGTTCCCGACGTTCATCGCCTCCCGAACCGAGTTGATCGATCGCATGGAACGCGCGGTCCAGGCCGGGGACATGAACGGCGTGCGCCACAACGCTCACACGTTGGCCGGCAGCCCGGCCATCCATGGCTTCGAGCGAGGCATCTGGCTGTGTCAGCGCATCATCGCCATGGCCAGCCAGGGCGATGTCGGAGCGATCGATCAATCGATCGTCGAGCTCAGAAAGATGTTCTACAAACCCGTGATCCGATAGGCCGGCCGAGCCCGGGACGCGCGATCAGTTCGTTGGACCCCATTCGATCCGGCACCGTCGATCCAGATGAACGGCTTCGACGTGATCACCTTCCAAGCCATCGGCTTGACCGTCGCGGCGATGGTGCTGCAGCAGATCGGTCGGTGCATGAAGCGCGAACAGAAAGTCGCGCCGCTGGGGAGCCTGACCTCCGGACTCCTGCCGTGAACGCCATCGCCGCGTCGGGTTGATCGGCGCGGGACCTGCTCGTGGACGCGCGGTGGGCATAATTTGGGGTCTCCATTCCACCGGCGCGCCGCGCCTCCGGCGACCCACCCATGAACGCTCCGTTGACGCAGGTCGACATCCTTCGTCCCCTGCGGGACGCCAGTGGCGCGCTGCACCATGCGCTCGACACGCAACTGGCGATCTCGCGCGACGACGCCTCCCTGGACGACTACCTGCATCACCTGCGCAGCCTGCGTCCCTGGCTGCGCGAGGTCCGCCGCGCGCTGGCCGCGCCGGGCGATCCGGCGCTCGACCAGGCCGCGCGGCGCATCGACGAGCGCCTCGCCGCGCTGGACCTAGACCTGGACCTGAAACCGGTGGCGGCGCCGGACGACGTGCCGGTGGCCGCCGACGAAGCCATGGCGGCTTCCGCGTTCGTCGAGCAGGCCCGGCGCGAACCTGGCTTCGCCTGGGGACTGGCCTATGTCGTCGAGGGCTCGCAGCTCGGCGCCGCCGTGATGCACCGTCGGCTGGCGCCGCGCCTCGCGCCGCATCCGCTGCGCTATTTCGTCGTCGACGGCCTGGGGGCGCGCTGGCGCGAGTTCGTCGCGCAGCTGGGCGCCGCGCTGCACGACGACCCGGCCTCGGTGGCCGCCGCCCAGCGTGGCGCCGTGGCCGCCTTCGAGCGCCTGCTCGCGCGCTGCGGCCTAGAGATGCCGCCGGGCGTCGCGCCGGGGAGCGCCGCGTGAGCACGGCGGGCGCGCCGGACGCGGCCCCGGTCACCCTGGCGACCGTCGACCTCCAGAACTGCGACCAGGAACCGATCCACATTCCCGGCTTCGTTCAGCCGCACGGCGTGCTGCTGGCGCTCGACCTCGAGGGCCGGCTGACGCACGCGAGCCGCAACGCACGCGCGGTGTTCCCGGCGTTGCCGATCCTGGGCCTGCCGCTGCTGCCCGGCCACCTGGGCGACGACGAAGCGCTGCAGGAACCGCTCGGGCGCATGCGCGAGGACGCGGCGACCGGCAACGACGACGAGGTCGCCCCGATGGCGCTGGAGATGGCCGTCTGCGACGCCGACGCCGTCTTCGACGTGGTGATCCATGCCTTCGCGGGACGGGTCGTCGTCGAGTTCGAACGCCGCGATCCGAGCCACGACGAACTCGCGAGCTTCGCCCTGATGGCGCACCGCGGCATGAGCCGGCTGCGCAACCGGCGCGACATCTCCACCCTGCTGGAGGAAGCCGTCCTCACGGTGCGCCAGCTCACCGGCTTCGACCGCGTGATGGCCTACCGCTTCCACCACGACGACAGCGGCGAGGTGGTGGCCGAGGCCCGCGTCGACACGCTCGCCCCGTACCTCGCGCGGCGCTTTCCGACCGCCGACATCCCGGCGCAGGCGCGACGCCTCTACACCATCAACACGCTGCGCCTGATCGCCGACGTGCGCGACGAACAGGTGCCGATCGACGCCATGGCCGGCGACACCACCCCGGTCGACCTGAGCCATTCGGTGCTGCGCAGCGTCTCGCCGATCCACATCGAGTACCTGAAGAACATCAACGTCGCCGCCTCCATGAGCGTGTCGATCGTCGTCGGCGGCCGGCTCTGGGGCCTGATCGCCTGTCACCACCGGACGGCGCACCGCGTGCCCTATGCCACGCGCATGGCCTGCGACGTGCTCTCGCAGGTGGTGTCGGCCTCGGTGCAGACGGCGCTGGAGCGCGCCAGCGCCTCGCGCCGCTCGCAGGCGGCCGACGTGCGCTCCAAGCTGGTCGACGTGATCCTGCACGGGGACGACATCGCCGCGGGCATGGGCGAGCTCGGTCGCGGGATGCACCAGGCCGTCGCCAACGACGGGGTGCTGTTCTCGCACTCGGGCAAGCTGGTGGACGACGGCTCGCTGCCGCGCGAGGCCGCCGCGCAGCTCATGCGCTGGCTCGACGAACAGCGCGACGACCTGATCGCCGTGAGCGATCGCGCGGCGCTGCCGGCGGCCATCGGCGACGCGATCCGGCCCTTCTGCGGCGTGCTCGCCCTGCGCTTCGACCCGGTGCGCCACGGCCTGTTCGTGCTCCTGCGCCGCGAGCAGGTCGAGACCATCACCTGGAGCGGTCCGCCCGACAAGGTCGGCCGCGTCGGTCCGCTGGGTGCGCGGCTGACGCCGGGCGGCTCGTTCGCCGAATGGCGCCAGGTCGTCGAGGGCACCGCCGTGCCGTGGGACGAGCACGACCTCGCCATCGCGCGCCAGCTGCTCGACGAACTCGGCCGTGCCACCTCGGCGCGCGGTGCCGAGATGGAACGTGCCCGTGCCCGTCTGCTGGCCGTGCTGGGACACGACCTGCGCGACCCGCTGCAGACCATCAGCATGGCCGCGCGCATCATCGCCCACGGCGATCCCAACTCGCGCGTCAGCGAGCGCATCAACTCCTCCACCGGGCGCATGGACCGGATGATCACGCAGGTCCTCGACATGAGCCGGCTGCACGGCGGCCTGGGTCTCGGGCTGCGGCGCGTCGAGTGCGACCTGGCCGCGCTGGTGCGCAACATCGTGGAGGACACGGCCATCGCCCACCCGCAACTCTCGATCCAGGCGGCGCTGCCATCCGCGCTGGTGGCCACGGTCGACCCGGACCGCTTCGCGCAGGTCATCAGCAACCTGCTGGGCAACGCGCGTCACCATGGTGCGCTGGGCGAACCCATCACCGTCGAGCTGGCCGCGCACGACGGCGTGGTGCGATTCGCCGTCGCCAACCGGGCCGCGCCCATCCCGGAGGCGTCGGCGCGCATCCTGTTCCAGCCGCTGAAGGAACGTTCGCTGGGCAACGACCGCAATCCGAGCGGGCTCGGACTGGGCCTCTACATCGCCAGCGAGATCGTCAAGGGCCACCAGGGCACCCTGCACTACGCCTACCGCGACGAACAGGTCGTCTTCACGGTGCAGTTTCCGCACGACCTGCCGGCCGTCGGGGCCTGAACCCCCTCCGGCCCGCGTCCGAAGCCGGTCTTCCTGGCACCGAAACCGCTGGCACGCAACCTGCTTGATACCCTGAAAACATATTTTTGATATCTCATTAATATATTTATCTGATCGAACGTCCCTCATCGAGCAGCAAGCAAGGAACCGACCCGTGACCGCACTCCCCGACACCCCCGCCCGCTGGCAAGGCATCTTCCCCGCCATCACCACCAAGTTCCACGCCGACGAGCGCATCGACGCGGAGGGCACCGCGCGCCACATCGACTTCCAGATCCGCAACGGCATCCACGGCCTGGTCACCTGCGGCTCCCTGGGCGAGGCGAGCACGCTGTCCCTCGAGGAGAAGCTCACCGTCGCCGAGATCGCCCTGGAGGCCGCCGACGGGCGCATCCCCGTGCTGGCCAACGTCTCGGAGACGCGCACCACCGAGGCCCTGCGCTACATCGAGCGCGCCAACGCCCTGGGCGTGGCCGGCTTCATGGTCATGCCCTCGGTGATCTACGTGGCCGACGCGCGCGAGGCCATGGCCAACGTGCGCGCCATGGCCCAGGCCGCCCAGCAGCCTCTGATGGTCTACAACAACCCCGTGGCCTACCGCGTGGACTTGAAGCCCGAGCACATGCTCGAGCTGGCCGACTGCGAGTGGATCGTGGCCATCAAGGAGAGCACCGACAACGTGCGCCGCATCACCGACCTCAGGAACCTCCTGGGCACGCGCTACCAGATCTTCTGCGGCGTGGACGACCTCGCCTACGAGGCCCTCGCCCTGGGCGCGGACGGCCTGCTCGCCGGGGTGGGCTGCGCCTTCCCGCGCGAGACCGTCGCGCTCTACGACCTCATGAAGGCGAACCGCTTCGCCGAGGCGCTCGCGCTCTACCAGTGGATGACCCCGATGCTGCACCTGGACGTCTCCACCAAGCTGGTGCAGAACCTCAAGCTCATCGACGTGCTCGCCGGCGTGGGCTCCGAGCACATGCGCAAACCCCGACTGCCCCTGGTGGGCGAGGAGCGCGCCTTCGTCGAGGCCGTCGTCAGGAAAGCGCTCGACGCCCGGCCGCAGCAGTTCCGCTCGGTCGACTGAGCTTCGCGTCGTCTCCCCCACCGCATCCACCCCAGGAAAAACCATGAACACGCACATGAAATCGGTCCCGCTCCTCGTGCTGACCGCGCTGGCGTTCGCCGGCGCCGCGAGCGCGCAGGACCAGGTCGTGAAGATCGGCCACAGCGGTCCGCTGTCCGGGCCCAACGCCTTCGCGGGCAAGGACAACGAGAACGGCATCCGCCTGGCCATCGAAGACCTCAACGCCAGGAAGATCGCCGTCGCGGGCAAGACGCTGAGGTTCGAACTGGTGTCCGAGGACGACCAGTGCGACGCCAAGACCGGCGTGAGCGTGGCGCAGAAGTTCGTCGACGACAGCGTCAAGTTCGTCATGGGTCCTTACTGCTCGGGCGTGGCGATCCCGGCCTCGCGCATCTACGGCGAGGGCAACGTGCTGGTCTCCACCGTGGGCACCAACCCCAAGGTCACGCAGGGCGGCCACAAGAACCTGTTCCGCATCATCGCCAGCGACAACCAGATCGGCGGCGCCATGGCGGTCTACGCGGCCAAGGTGCTCAACGTCAAGAAGGTCGGCGTGATCGACGACCGCACCGCCTTCGGCCAGGGCCTGGCCGAGGAATTCACCAAGGAGGCGAAGAACCAGGGCCTCACGGTGGTCGGGCAGGAGTTCACCACCGACAAGGCGGTGGACTTCACGGCCATCCTGACCAACATGAAGGCCAAGGCCCCCGAGGCGATCTTCTTCGGCGGCTACGCGCCCCAGGCCGCGCCCATGGCGCGCCAGATGAAGCAGCTGGCCGTGACGGCCAGGCTGCTGGGCGGCGACACCGTGTGCAGCCCCGTCACCGGCAAGCTCGGCGGCGACGCGGTCAACGATCTGGTGTTCTGCGCGCAGGGCGGCTCCATGCTGGACAACGCCGCGAGCGGCCCCGCCTTCAAGACCCGGTTCAAGCAGCGCTTCGGCACGGACGCCGACGCCTACGCCGCGTCGTACTACGACCAGGTCATGTTCATCGGCCAGTCG harbors:
- a CDS encoding biliverdin-producing heme oxygenase, which translates into the protein MNAPLTQVDILRPLRDASGALHHALDTQLAISRDDASLDDYLHHLRSLRPWLREVRRALAAPGDPALDQAARRIDERLAALDLDLDLKPVAAPDDVPVAADEAMAASAFVEQARREPGFAWGLAYVVEGSQLGAAVMHRRLAPRLAPHPLRYFVVDGLGARWREFVAQLGAALHDDPASVAAAQRGAVAAFERLLARCGLEMPPGVAPGSAA
- a CDS encoding GAF domain-containing protein; translated protein: MSTAGAPDAAPVTLATVDLQNCDQEPIHIPGFVQPHGVLLALDLEGRLTHASRNARAVFPALPILGLPLLPGHLGDDEALQEPLGRMREDAATGNDDEVAPMALEMAVCDADAVFDVVIHAFAGRVVVEFERRDPSHDELASFALMAHRGMSRLRNRRDISTLLEEAVLTVRQLTGFDRVMAYRFHHDDSGEVVAEARVDTLAPYLARRFPTADIPAQARRLYTINTLRLIADVRDEQVPIDAMAGDTTPVDLSHSVLRSVSPIHIEYLKNINVAASMSVSIVVGGRLWGLIACHHRTAHRVPYATRMACDVLSQVVSASVQTALERASASRRSQAADVRSKLVDVILHGDDIAAGMGELGRGMHQAVANDGVLFSHSGKLVDDGSLPREAAAQLMRWLDEQRDDLIAVSDRAALPAAIGDAIRPFCGVLALRFDPVRHGLFVLLRREQVETITWSGPPDKVGRVGPLGARLTPGGSFAEWRQVVEGTAVPWDEHDLAIARQLLDELGRATSARGAEMERARARLLAVLGHDLRDPLQTISMAARIIAHGDPNSRVSERINSSTGRMDRMITQVLDMSRLHGGLGLGLRRVECDLAALVRNIVEDTAIAHPQLSIQAALPSALVATVDPDRFAQVISNLLGNARHHGALGEPITVELAAHDGVVRFAVANRAAPIPEASARILFQPLKERSLGNDRNPSGLGLGLYIASEIVKGHQGTLHYAYRDEQVVFTVQFPHDLPAVGA
- a CDS encoding dihydrodipicolinate synthase family protein; translation: MTALPDTPARWQGIFPAITTKFHADERIDAEGTARHIDFQIRNGIHGLVTCGSLGEASTLSLEEKLTVAEIALEAADGRIPVLANVSETRTTEALRYIERANALGVAGFMVMPSVIYVADAREAMANVRAMAQAAQQPLMVYNNPVAYRVDLKPEHMLELADCEWIVAIKESTDNVRRITDLRNLLGTRYQIFCGVDDLAYEALALGADGLLAGVGCAFPRETVALYDLMKANRFAEALALYQWMTPMLHLDVSTKLVQNLKLIDVLAGVGSEHMRKPRLPLVGEERAFVEAVVRKALDARPQQFRSVD
- a CDS encoding branched-chain amino acid ABC transporter substrate-binding protein — encoded protein: MKSVPLLVLTALAFAGAASAQDQVVKIGHSGPLSGPNAFAGKDNENGIRLAIEDLNARKIAVAGKTLRFELVSEDDQCDAKTGVSVAQKFVDDSVKFVMGPYCSGVAIPASRIYGEGNVLVSTVGTNPKVTQGGHKNLFRIIASDNQIGGAMAVYAAKVLNVKKVGVIDDRTAFGQGLAEEFTKEAKNQGLTVVGQEFTTDKAVDFTAILTNMKAKAPEAIFFGGYAPQAAPMARQMKQLAVTARLLGGDTVCSPVTGKLGGDAVNDLVFCAQGGSMLDNAASGPAFKTRFKQRFGTDADAYAASYYDQVMFIGQSMQKAASIDTDKVGAELHKATYKGVAATYSYDDKGNLKQAPITVFTFRNAVPVPLASY